A single region of the Malaclemys terrapin pileata isolate rMalTer1 chromosome 4, rMalTer1.hap1, whole genome shotgun sequence genome encodes:
- the LEMD1 gene encoding LOW QUALITY PROTEIN: LEM domain-containing protein 1 (The sequence of the model RefSeq protein was modified relative to this genomic sequence to represent the inferred CDS: substituted 1 base at 1 genomic stop codon), giving the protein MLSCLXLPLSEDDRILLLEKMAQVTVGVMLEKQEQENRDQDTTDEISIKLLSDNELQEKLLMYGAEPGPILPSTRTLYENKLLQLVNPRPQGLCGKPKESGGLDRSSESEEEKETSTEVVLETKDFKVTAACATGYSKAPHTEFSERHKKLLAPDADYSLAKIVAEEKQILPEDKLPARRPQGQKRSGDSSPQATRRTKAADTTGCSVGKDDGQGETWFPDPRSPIGISPARRRSVRESDPSTQNIVEKSKVEKENLEAAALEREEARRGIIPMPIRIAILAIFVFILFVYVTMETNPDNPFTNFITGRG; this is encoded by the exons ATGCTTAGCTGCTTGTGACTTCCCCTGAGTGAGGATGATAGA ATTCTGCTGTTGGAAAAGATGGCCCAGGTTACTGTTGGTGTGATGTTAGAAAAGCAAGAACAAGAAAACCGAGATCAAGACACAACAGATGAAATCAGCATTAAACTACTGAGTGACAACGAATTGCAGGAAAAACTTCTCATGTACGGTGCCGAGCCTGGACCAATACTAC CTTCTACAAGGACTCTTTATGAGAATAAACTACTGCAGTTGGTGAATCCACGTCCACAAGGATTATGTGGCAAGCCAAAGGAAAGTGGAGGTCTTGATCGGAGCTCAGAGAGTGAGGAAGAAAAAG AGACCAGTACTGAAGTAGTCCTTGAAACAAAAGACTTCAAAGTGACAGCAGCTTGTGCCACTGGCTACAGTAAA GCTCCACACACTGAATTTTCAGAACGCCACAAGAAACTCCTAGCACCTGATGCAGATTACAGTCTTGCCAAGATCGTGGCAGAGGAAA AGCAAATATTGCCAGAGGATAAGTTGCCAGCACGTCGGCCACAAGGACAGAAGAGGTCAGGTGACAGCAGTCCCCAGGCTACTCGTAGGACAAAG GCAGCTGACACAACGGGTTGCTCAGTTGGCAAAGATGATGGTCAAGGTGAAACATGGTTTCCTGATCCCCGGTCTCCCATAGGAATAAG TCCTGCTAGGAGAAGATCAGTGAGAGAGAGTGACCCATCAACACAGAATATTGTGGAGAAATCCAAGGTGGAAAAGGAGAATCTTGAGGCAGCAGCATTAGAGCGGGAGGAGGCCCGTCGAGGAATCATACCGATGCCCATAAGGATTGCTATACTCGCTATCTTTGTTTTCATACTCTTTGTGTATGTAACTATGGAGACCAACCCAGACAATCCATTCACAAACTTCATCACAGGAAGAGGATAG